One window of Cydia fagiglandana chromosome 19, ilCydFagi1.1, whole genome shotgun sequence genomic DNA carries:
- the LOC134674214 gene encoding uncharacterized protein LOC134674214 has product MPNNETTDGNITLLRQSGNGEYQNTINNSLLATPNRTTELNESVTLPSYTIPPVPFSCREEETPANIGPYEVPTQKDVVLHIRDHLLAMYRGFHAKALYFLKDVKEATRASWSRKMLCRGPTELMHYRRCVRWVADLSVLTTKSLVTALETARHHISTLMQGKICNISALRIDPIHLIRILAAEKVSLEFALPDFLRQLDACSRHCPGTRLKIPYGYLSNAQLTDENFVIRHYLTQQNFNQQLKQQYNI; this is encoded by the exons ATGCCTAACAATGAAACTACAGATGGAAACATAACCTTACTTCGGCAATCGGGTAATGGAGAATACCAAAATACGATTAATAATTCATTACTTGCAACTCCAAACAGAACAACGGAGTTGAATGAG AGCGTTACACTACCATCGTACACAATCCCGCCAGTTCCATTCTCATGCCGTGAAGAAGAGACACCAGCCAATATTGGGCCCTACGAAGTGCCTACGCAAAAAGATGTGGTACTTCATATACGGGACCATCTCTTAGCCATGTACCGTGGTTTCCATGCTAAGGCCTTGTATTTTCTTAAAGATGTAAAAGAG GCAACACGCGCATCCTGGTCTCGCAAGATGCTCTGCCGCGGTCCCACCGAGCTGATGCACTACAGACGCTGTGTCCGCTGGGTCGCAGACCTGAGCGTGCTCACCACCAAGAGCCTGGTCACCGCTTTGGAGACCGCACGGCATCACATCAGCACCCTCATGCAG GGAAAAATCTGCAATATTTCGGCCCTGAGGATCGACCCGATCCACCTGATTAGGATTCTAGCCGCGGAGAAGGTCTCCCTGGAATTTGCGCTGCCCGACTTTCTCAGGCAACTGGATGCTTGCTCAAGGCATTGTCCGGG GACCCGACTGAAGATTCCGTATGGATATCTAAGCAATGCGCAGTTAACGGATGAAAACTTCGTAATAAGACATTATTTAACACAACAGAATTTTAATCAACAGCTCAAACAACAATAcaacatttaa